Part of the Paenibacillus aurantius genome, CATGAATTTCGGCAGGATCTGATCCCCCTGCTTCTCGAACATCGAAAGATACGGGAAGACGTCATAGGCTCCGAAGAAGGTATCCGCATAACGGAAATTTTCCCGTCCCATATAGGGGTTCTCTACTCCCATTTCCTTGAACTTGCGCATGACGGCCATATAATCGTCCACCGTCTTCGGTACCGGCAGCCCCGCCTTCTCCAGCAGATCCTGCCGGATCCAGGTGGCCCGGCGGGAAGGGTTGGAGAGCCACTCCGGGATGGCGTATATTTTGCCTTTGTAGGATACGTTGTCCCAGGCGTCCTTCGGAATTTTCTTCAGCAGGTTCTGGCCGTATTTCTGAAGCAGCTCATCAAGCGGCTGGAACACGCCCGCCTGTACCGAGCCTCCCAGCTCCTTGCCGTTTACGCCCCCGCTTCCCTGCACGACATCCGGAATGTCATTCGTCGCGAACATCTGGATCATCTTCTGCTCGAAATCCTTATGAGGGACAAGCACAATGTCCAGATCGGTATGGGTCTTTTCCTCGACCATCTTGACCCATTTGTCCTGGTTGATGTCCGGCGACTTCTCCACATAGTTGAAAGCAAGCGTACGCATGGAGATGGAAAATTTCGTGGTCTCCCCCTGCTTGGAGCCTTCCGCTCCCGCCGGCTTCTCGGCCTCTTTACCGCAGCCGGCCAAGGTACCGATGGCAAGCGTTCCTGCCATTGTTGCTGCTGCCCATTTCCTCATGCGGGTCCCCTCTTTTCCTAAAGTTCATTATAAAGGGTAAGCCCTTATAAATATAGCGCTTACACCATTAGCCTCATTGTAGAACCTGCCGTTTTCTCCAACAATGGAGGGGCTTTGTATCGGCTTGTGTTTTCTTTAGGATGCCGGATGGCTCCCCGTCAAGCTTTAACCGATCCGATCATCAGTCCTTTAACAAAATGACGCTGCAGAAACGGGTAGATCATAATGATCGGCACGGTGGCGATGATGATGACCGCCATTTTGATTCCTTCCGGAGAAGAATGCGCCAGGTCGCTGAATTGGGAAGCGGAAGGATCGATCGAGATATCGTCGGTGGTGATCATTTGGCGAAGCTTCACTTGAAGCGGCCACAGGTTGGGCTTGTTGATGTAGTAAAGCGCCGATTGAAACGTATTCCAATGCCCGACGGCGTAGAAGATCCCCAGGGACGCCATCACCGGCTTGGACAAGGGAAGCACCAGATTCCATAAAATTCTCGTTTCCCCGCAGCCGTCGATCCGGGATGAATCGATGAGCTCGCCCGGGATCTGCATGAAGAACGAGCGCATGACGAAGAAGTTAAAAGCGGAAATGGCTCCCGGAATCATCAAGGACCATAGCGAATTCATCATCCCCAGCTCTTTAATGAGAATAAAATTGGGAATAAGCGGGGCGCTGAACACCATCGTAACCAGCACCAGAAGCACGACATACCGGCGGCCGGCAAATTCCTGCCGCGAAACGGGATAAGCCATCGAGGCGGTGGCGGCCAGGTTGATTAAGGTGCCGAGAACGGTAATGTAAACCGTCACCGCGAAGGACCGCCAGATGGAGGCATCGCTGAATACATATTGGTAGTTAATCCACGTAAACTCGACCGGCCAGAAGGTGACCTTCCCTGTTGTGACGGCCGTAGACGAGCTGAATGACTGGGCCAGAACGTTGATGAAAGGCAGCAGCATGCCTAAAGCGATTAGGGACAGCAGGCTCAGGTTAACCAGTTGAAAAGCCTTCTGGCCGGAAGTGACTCGGTGCACAGGGTTCCCTCCTAATACAAGCTTTCGCCGGTTGTTTTGCGGCTGAAGAAATTCCCGATCAAGACGAGAACGAGGCCGACCACCGATTTGAACAGGCCCATGGCGGTGGTGTAGCTGTACTGCTGCTGAAGCAGACCGGCCTTGTAAATATACGTATCCAGAATCTCCCCGTTCTCGGTGTTCAACGGATTCAGAAAGACAATGACCCGCTCGAACCCGAAATCGAGAAATTTCCCGATGTGAAGCAGGAAGAGAATCATGATGGTCGGCAGGAGCGAGGGCAGGGTAATGGCCAGCGTCTGCCTCCACCGGCCGGCCCCGTCCACTTCGGCCGCTTCATAGAGGTCCGGGTTGATTCCTGCGAGAGCGGCCAGGTAAATGATGGTGCCGTAGCCGCTGTCGCGCCAGATCCCGGAGGAAATCAAGATCGAACGGATGTACGATTCCTCTCCGAGGAAATAGACCGGTTCGATTCCCAGCCATCCCAGGAAATGATTGACGGCACCGGCCGAAGGCGACAGAATGCCGATCGCGATTCCGCTTACGACGACCCAGGACAGAAAGTGAGGCATGTAGACGATCGTCTGCAGAACCCGCTTGTAGAACACCAGCCGGAGCTCATTCAGGAGCAGGGCCAGAACGATGGGCGCGGGGAACGCGATTATCGTATCATATAGTCCGATAAGCAGCGTATTTTTCAGGATCCTCAGAAAATCATAGTGCTCGAACATTTTCCGGAAATGCTCAAGTCCCACCCATTCGCTACCCGTTATTCCATTAAAAATATTGTAGTTCTGAAAAGCGATGAGAGAGCCGGCAAGCGGTACATATTTAAATAGAAGGAAATATAGAACTCCGGGCAGGGCCATCACGTACAGCGCCTTGTACTTCCACATATACGAAGCGAGCTGGCGCCGAGACCGGCTTACAAGCCGGATCCGGCCCGCTTCCAGCGGCTTAGCCACGGTCGATTCCTCCCTGCTCCATGGCCTGCCTTAAATTCGCCGGGGCCCCTTCGTCGAGTGGAATCTCGTTGAATTCAATGGAGATGAACTCCGGCTCCCGCTCGATAATCCGGGACAGTTCCCGCGTAAATACCTTCACGATTTCTTCCTTCTGCCGGCGGGTGCGGCCTTCATACATTCGGATGCTGATTTGCGGCATGTCTCTTCTCCTTTCCCTTGAGGGCCTCAAGTATACTTAGAGTGTAAGCGCATACCACGGATCAGGCTATGGACTCTCTTGGCTTGAGCTTGTGTTTTTTTTAGGTCGTTTAGTAAGCACGGCGATGGGATGGAATAACGGCTCAGCAAAAAAATCAGCCTATCCCCGCAAGGGACAGGCTGATCCTTCATCTTTCCTCTTTCAGCTCCGGATAGGCGTTCTTCACCTCTTTTTTGAATTTTCTGAACAAAAGAAGAGAGCGGACTTTGTCCGCCCTGCAGGTAAGGCTCGGGTTCCCGCCGGCAGCCGTTGACCTTCCCGTTGCTGCCCCCGTTTAGTCCACCGCCCTGGCCCGTATCGCCATATACGGCCTGGCAGGCAGGACGACCTTGGTCTTTCCCGAGAACAGCCCTTCAAGAGGCGTAACGGTCCTGTTCCACGTATCGATGATCTCGATTCGGAAGCTTGCTTCCTCCGGAAGCGGAAGCTCGCGATAGGCCGGACGATGAATGCCGTAATACTGCAAATAGTAGCGGCCCTCCACGCCAACGGTCGGCGCGTCGCGGAAGCCTTCGAGCGGTTCCAGCTCCGCCGGCGCTTCTTCCAGCACCGAACGCAGGAAAGCGATCCGTTCCGGGCTTTCGCCGACCAGCCGGCCCCCCTTGGACCACCAGACGATCTCCTCGTCGTTCAAATAAGTTTCCCCATGCCCGACATACCCGCCCCGCATAAAGCCGTCCCAGAAACGGGCCGTCATCTCCTCGCCCGTAATGTTGCCCCACCGCTGCGGCAAATTGCCTTCATAGCAGCACTCGTCTACGACAATCGGCTTCTTGTACAGCTTGCGCCAGGCCGTAGCCGGCGTCAGCTCCCAATACTGCATGCTGACATGAGTCACCCAAGGCTTGCTATGGTCGTATATCGACAATTCAGACGGATCGTACATCTTCGTGCCGTTATGGATCGACCGCAGGTGCTGGTAGGGGTCTTCTTCCTGCACGATTCGGAATAGCCGGTCCCAGTCGGCCATCGTCTTCTCCTTCATGAAATCAAACTCGTTGGCAAGCGACCACCATACGTTGCGGTAGGCGCTCAGGCGGGCGATCACGTAGCGTAAATAATAATCGTCCGCGGCCGCACTCATCCGGTCAAAGCCCCAATGCCCCTTGTCATACGGATGGAACAAGATGAGATCGGCCTCGATGCCGAGCCGCTGCAGCTCTTCTATACGGGCTTCCAGTCCGGCAAAATAAACAGGGTTGAACCGCTCCCCATCCCACCCGCCTTCCCGCGAGCCGGCAAACGGATAATGCTCCGGATCGTTCAAGTTAAAGCTGTATCGTTTCGGGAAGAGACACATCCGGATTTTGTTGAAGGGCGACTGCGCCAGGCTGCTCAGCGTCTGCCGCTGAAGGGCTTCGTCCTGGTGCGTCCAGACATAGCAGGTGGTGCCGAAAGGGCGGTAAGGCGTCCCGTCTTCGTACTGAAAGCGCAGCGCATCCTTTACCCGAACAGGACCGTGATTGCCGCTGCCGGGCTTGGAGCAGACGAAACGGCCGGAGTGTCCGTTCAGTTCAGCGGTGCCGCTCTTCGTTTCGTACTGCCATTCCCCCTCCGTATCCGGCATGAAACGTATTTTATAGATTCCCTCGCCGTCATAAAAGCCCGAAACCGTTATCGTGCGGTGGCCATACCGAAAACTCGCTTCGAGCGATACGTCCTTGTATGGATTCCCTTCCGCCGGGCCCTCGAGCGTAATCTCGAAGAGGCCCCAGCGTTCCATCTCCCTGCTGGTCATTGTGCTTATCATCCTTTCTCTTCCTCCTGCTATCCTTTAATACCGGACGTAGAGATGCCTTCGACGAAATACTTCTGGCAGCTGAAGAAAATGATCATACTCGGCACGAGCGACAAGGCCGACATGGCGAGCAGCGGCCCCCATGCGGAATCTCCCGTCGAGTCCATGAACAGGCGCAAGCCGAGCGGTACGGTGTACAAATTAGCCGAATTCAAGTAGAGCAGCGCGCCGAAAAAGTCGTCCCACGTCCAAATAAACGTGAAAATAGCCGTCGTGATCAGGGCGGGCATGGCGAGCGGCAGCACGATCCGCCAATAGATTTGAATTTGGCCGCAGCCGTCGATCGTGGCCGATTCGTCCAGCTCGCGCGGAAGGCCGCGAATGAACTGCACCATGAGGAAAATGAAGAAAGCGTCGGTCGACAGCCATTTGGGAATGGTAAGCGGATAATACGTATTGATCCAGTTCAAATGCTTGAACAAAATATATTGGGGAATGATCGTGACATGATGGGGCAGCATGATCGTCACCATCATGACGGCGAACCATATTTTTTTCAGGCTGAAATCAAGCCGTCCGAACGCGTAGGCCGCCAGGGAACAGGTCAGGACATTTCCCGCTACACAAGCGAGTGCGATGATAAAGGAGTTGACAAAAAAGCTGGAGAACCGCGTCCCCGCAATGCCTGCCCACCCTTGAACATAATTGCTGAGCGTTACCGCCTTCGGCCACAGGCTTGTATCGGTGAAGATCATTCCCGATGGCTTAAACGAGCTGGAGATCAGCCACAGAATCGGGTAGAGCATGAAAAGGCCGAGCGCCAGAATGACTAGGTGCATAGAGAGCTTTCTTGGCGATATCTGCATCTCATTTCCCCCCGTCCCCATAATGAACCCAATATTTCGATGTTCCGAAAATGATCGCCGTGAAGACCCCGATGATGACCAGCAGCACCCACGCCATGGCAGATGCGTATCCCATTTCGTAGAAGCCGAAGCCCTTCATGTACAAGTACAAGGTGTAGAACAAGGTGGAATCCATCGGCCCGCCTTGGCCTCCACTAATAATGAAGGCCTGGGTGAACGATTGGAACGAGCCGATGAGCTGAATGACGAGATTAAAGAAAATCACCGGCGAAAGTAGCGGAAGCGTGATCGAAAAAAACTGCCGCAGCTTTCGGGCGCCGTCCACCTGGGAAGCTTCGTAATAGTCTTGCGGGATCTGCTTCAAGCCGGCGAGGAAGATAATCATGGATGACCCAAACTGCCAAACGGACAAAGCCACAATGGAGTACAGCGCATAGCTCGGGTCGGCCACCCAGTTGGGTGCTTGAATGCCGAACGCATCCGCAAGAAACTGGTTGAGCACTCCGGAATTTCCGAAAATTTTACGCCACATCACGGCGATGGCCACGCTTCCGCCGAGAAGAGTCGGCAAATAGTACAGCGTCCGGTAAAAGGCCAGGCCTCTCAAGCCGCGGTTCATAAGAGCCGCGATGAGCAGCGCGATGGTAAGCTTCAGCGGAACCGATACCAAGACGTACGTGATCGTTACCTTTAGCGAAGCTATATACCGCGGGTCGGCCGTAAACATCGTTAGGTAGTTTTGCAGCCCGATGTAACGCGGAGGCGTCATCAGATCGAACCGGGTGAGCGAATAATAGAAGGAAGTCATCATGGGGCCGATGGTGAACACCAGCAAACCCGCGAACCAGGGGAGCAGGAATAAATAAGCAACCCGGTTCCGCCTCCAAAGCTTTTTTAACGTGTGAGAGAACGATCCTGAATCCCGAACCAACACCGCTGTTCCGTTTCGTTCCATGCTTGCCCTCCTCTTGCTCTCGAAGATTGTCAGGAAAGGAAAGACTCGAATGACGACCATCCGAGTCTTCCACCGAACTGCTTACTTGTTGATGATTTTGACAGCCGTTTCGTAAAGCTCTTGGGACGCGTCGGAAATGCTTTTTTTGCCGAAAGCGATTTGCTGCCCCAGGTTGGTGAGGGCCGATTGGAATTCCCCGCCGTTTGGAATTTCCCGATCGTTGACGCGGGAATTCCCGCTGACCAGATCCACATAATCGAACACCTTCTTGTCCTCCGGCGTGGCTTTCGCTTTCTGGGCGTCGCGTACTTTGGAGGAACCCGAAACGCCGCGTTCACTGCCCAGGATGGCCGTCGCTTCGGGGTCATTGACCATGAAGCTGATGAACATGGCGGCTTCCTTCGGATGCTGCGTCTTGGCACTCACGCTCATGAATTGACTCGGCTGCAGCCATAAGCCCTGAGCCGCTCCGGAACCTCCCCCCGGCGGCATGACCAGCTTGATTTCATCCTTCATCACTTTCTGGTACGCGCTCACCTGGTTCGACCAAATGACCTTCAAGGCCGTCTTGCCTTGGACAAAAGAGGAATTGTCGGGAGATTCGGTATAACCTGCGCTGAACGAAGCCGGCCCGACGGCGCCCTCCTTGCGGAAGTTCTCCCACATCGTAAACCATTTTTCCAGTTCGGCTTTATCGAGGCCTACCTTGCCGTCTTTGTACAAGGTCTTGTTGTCCTGGCGGGCAAAGTAGGTTAGGTATAGGGTGTTGAGCCAGGATTCGTCGACCGACCCGTAGCTGCCCTTGCCGAGCGCTTTGGTCAAATCCCCGGCGTATTTGCCAAATTCCTCCCAGGTCCACTTATCGGTCGGCGGCTGCAGGCCCGCCTTCTTGACCAGTTCCGTGTTGTAAGCGACTCCAAAAGCATTCATGCCCAAGACCACGCCATAAAGCTTGCCGTCCAGCCTGCCGCTGTCAATCGATGCTTTGCTGAAATCGTCCATATTGATTTCTTTCCCCAGATAGGAGCTGATGTCGAGCAGAGCGCCTTTCGCCACATAATCCGGATAGTTGTTGCCGACCTGTATAAGATCGGGGGCATTGCCGCCGGCGACCTGTGTATTCAGCTTATCCCAGTAGCCTTCGCTTCCCATATATTCCGCGTTCACCTTAATGTTCGGGTACTTCTTTTGAAAAAGGTCGATAACCTTCATTGTGGCATCATGCCGTACCTGGGATCCCCACCACGACATTCGCAGCTGAACGGGCTGGGGATTGGTGCCGTTTGCAGATGCAGCAGTAGAAGTGGAACCGCTTCCACCTCCGCCCGGGGTACACGCAGCCAACATCCAAACACTCATCGCGGCGAGACTGAGAACCGAACCTTTTCTTTTCATGACTTTTCCTTCCTCCTCAGCTATGGTAAAGAACCAAACGATTTCCGTCGCGCTCCCACACCATTTCCTTCCTCTTTGTCGTGATCATATCATCGGGATGGTAAACCAGTCAATAAAATTTCATTAAATTTTTAACTTTTGTAAGCGAATTCTTACTAAACTATTTTAATTAACCCCTAAATTAATTAAAATACTGCTTTTAATGCCCTATAAAACCGGCTTGTCTTAACGATTCTCCAAATGTAAACTTAAATATAACTAAAATTTTAAGCTAATCTTTAGAGGAGCCGCATATTGAAAATAAGAATGAGCGATATCGCCAAAATGGCTAATGTGTCGATCGCCGCTGTTTCTTTGGCCCTTAGCGGGAAGCCGGGAATAAGCGAGGAAACCCGCGCCAAAATTTTGACCATCGTTAAAGAAACCGGCTATTTGCCCCGCGCCATGGTCAAAGCGGAGCAAGTGTATGGCCTTGCTCCTACTCTGCGTTTCGTGGCCTGCACCGATTCCGGCATTGTTTCGAACCACTATAACCAGCAGCCTTTCTTCATGGAGCTTATTCGCCACATAGAGGAGCAGTGCCGGGCCGGCGGGTATTCCCTGTTCTTCTCCTCGGTTCCCTATGACCGGTTCGAAGAGGCCATCGAAGAGCTGGAATCCGGGCATAAATCGAACGGCATCCTGCTTCTCGGCACGAACCTTTCCCGGAAGCAGATTGAATTGGTGGAGAGCATGCAGCCGAATCTGGTCGTCATCGATACCTGCCTGGAGACGATGGACGCCAACTTTATTGTGATGAACAACAGGATGGGCGCCTATCAGGCCGGGAGCTATTTACTGGAGCTCGGTCACCGCAAAATCGGCTACGTGCAGTCCAACGCGCGGATGTACAACTTCGACTCCCGCAAGCAAGGCTTTCTTCAAGCGCTTTCGGAAGCGGGGGTCCTCCTGCCGGGCAAGCATCTTTTCACCGTGTCGCCGACGGTCGTCACCTCTCAGGAAGAGCTGAAGAACCGCCTCCTCTGCTTGAAGGGCGATTGGCCGACCGCTTTATTCTGCGAATGCGATTATATGGCCATAAGCGCGATGAAGACCCTTTATGAAGCGGGACTACGCGTTCCCGACGATATCTCGGTCGTTGGCTTTGACAATATTCAGGAAGCGATGATCGTTACTCCCGAATTGACCACGGTGCATGTCGAGAAGCTGAAAATCGCCGAGTTGGCCGTAGCCAAGCTGATGGCGGGCACGGAAGGAACGGAGCTGGTAAAAAGCAAGATCTGGCTCGATACCCGTCTGGTGATCCGAAACTCATGCCGGAAGCTATAGGCCAATTAAGCAATCCCTATCCCACATGACTTAGAAAAAGAGAGCGGACAAGTCCACTCCCTTAAGGAAAGCATGGGGATATCATTGGATCAGAACCGTTTGGTTAGGAAGAAGGAAGACCTCGAGAATTTCCCCTTCCCTCCGAAAGGCAGCCGGACGGCCGTCCGGCTCGACGATCTTCCGCGATTCGGCCTGCTGCAGACGAAGCCGGCATGTCCCTTCCCCGTCGGCCGTAACGGCTGCCTGCATAAGCCGCCCCTCCTGCCATTCGATATCGACCGTATACCCGCCTCTCGCCCGCAAGCCGCGAACCGCCCCCTTCTTCCAGCTGGATGGAAGGGCAGGCAGCACATGCAGCTCTCCGCGGTGGCTTTGCAGCAGCATTTCGGCGATTCCGGCCGTTCCCCCAAAATTGCCGTCGATCTGGAAAGGAGGATGATTGTCGAACAGATTAGGCAGCGTGGAGTGACGCAGCAGCTCCTCGATGTGATGAAGGGCTTCGTCCCCCTCCAGGAGCCTCGCCCAGAAATTGATGATCCACGCCCGGCTCCAGCCGGTATGGCCTCCTCCATTTTGGAGCCTTTGCTGCAAGGTTACCTTGGCCGCGGCGGCAAGCTGCGGTGTCGAGGCCGGACTGATTCGGGTACCGGGATGAAGAGCGAACAGATGCGAAATATGCCGATGCCCGGGCTCCGCCTCCCTCCGTAAATCGGGATGTACTTAAAAATAAGATAGTACAGGATGCCTGCGATCGACAGCAGATAGAGATATTTGTTCTTGGCAAAGTCCTTTCGAATCACGCGCCAAGCCCGGCTCTTAACCGGAGAAGTGACGACGGAGCGAACGGCTCTTTCCATCAGGATCCCCCCTTTCGACTTGGATGGTTGGAGTGGAACAACTTGCTAGTGACCAATGTATCACCAAAGATAACGCTTTCACAACGCTCAGAAATTATGTGCGAGATTTATATAAGGAGTGGAAAATAGTGAAGTCCGCTGGGTGGGACCGGCCTTTCTGCTAGCTTCCGCCCATATAGGATAGGCCGTTTCTCTAATTTGGATTCCATCATTCCGTCATACAATCGCCACCGATCGATCACAATTATGTGAAAATAATCACATACCTTGCGATATAATGAAGACAGGAAGTTTATTCCGGTATCCTTAAGGTTAATGGTTTACGTTAGGCTTTTTTTTGCGCGCTAGATTAGAGAATCCATAAGGTTGGAGGTCGTCCTATGTTTCCGAATGATCCCGTGCTTTTCAGCCGTATCCTGACGGCGCTGACGCTAGGCTTTCACATCATCTTCGCGACGATCGGGGTCGGCGTTCCGCTGATGATTGCCCTGGCCGAATGGACCGGCATCCGCCGGAAGGATCCCCACTATTTCCTGCTCGCCCGGCGGTGGGCGCGCGGCTTCGTCATTACCGTTGCCGTCGGGGTAGTGACCGGAACGAGCATCGGCGTTCAGCTCAGCCTGCTTTGGCCCAGCTTCATGCGGGTCGCTGGTCAAGCTATCTCCCTGCCGCTGTTTATGGAGACCTTCGCCTTCTTCTTCGAAGCCATCTTTCTCGGCATCTACCTGTACACCTGGGACCGGTTCCGCTCCAGGTATACCCATTTTCTGCTCGTCATACCGGTCGTGATCGGATCTTCCTTCTCCGCCGTTTTCATTACGATGGTCAATGCGTTTATGAATACCCCTCAAGGATTTACCCTTGAGGGAAACCGGATTACCGATATCGATCCGATCAAGGCCATGTTTAATCCGGCCACACCGACCGAGGTTTCCCATGTACTCACTTCAGCGTACATGACCTGCGCCTTCGTTCTGGCTGCGATCGCCGCCTTCTCGCTTCTGAAGAAACGGACGCACGTCTACTATTATAAAGCCCTCAAACTGACGATGACGGCGGCTCTTGTCTTCTCGCTCGCCACCGCTTTGGTTGGCGATCTGTCGGGCAAATTCCTGGCCAAGTACCAGCCCGAGAAGCTGGCGGCGGCCGAATGGCATTTTGAAACGCAGACGCATGCGCCTCTTATATTGGGCGGCTTTCTCGATGAGAACAACGAGGTCCGTTTCGGCATCAAAATCCCCTACGCCTTAAGCATACTCGCTCATGGAACTCCCGGCAGCGAGGTGAAGGGGCTGAATGAAATTCCCGAGGACGAACGTCCCCCGCTCTTCGTTCATTACTTGTTTGACGGGATGGTTTCCATTGGCATTCTGCTCATTGTCGTCTCCGGCTGGTACTGGCTCGCCGTCTGGCGCAAGCGCGGGAATCCCCACAACCGGCTGCTCCTGAGGCTGATAGCGGCCGGCGGTCCGCTTTCCCTGCTCGCCATTGAATTCGGCTGGATCTACGCCGAAATCGGGCGGCAGCCCTGGATTCTTCGCGGCTATATGAAAACGGCGGAGGGAGCCACCACCTCGGAGCATGTAGGCCTTATGCTGGTGCTGTTCCTGCTGCTGTACGCCCTTCTCGCCTTCACCTGCACCAAGGTGCTCGGCCGCTTGTTCCGCAACAAACCGGCCGAGCAGGAGCTCGCCGACATGGAAAGGAGCGAATAACCGATGAGCTACGAACTGCTGGGCATTACGGTGCTTTGGATTTTTCTGTACGGGTATGTCATTGTGGCCTCTATCGATTTTGGGGCGGGCTTCTTCAGCTACTACAGTGTCCTCACCGGCAAAAGGCATCTCATCCAGGGCATCATCGAGCGTTACCTTTCCCCCGTCTGGGAAGTGACGAACGTCTTCCTCGTCTTCTTCTTCGTGGGGCTGGTCGGCTTCTTCCCGGATTCAGCCTATTATTTTGGAACGGCCCTGCTCATTCCGGGCAGCATCGCCGTGATCCTGCTCGCTATCCGCGGCTCGTACTATGCCTTCGGCAACTACGGCAGCAAGGA contains:
- a CDS encoding carbohydrate ABC transporter permease, producing MQISPRKLSMHLVILALGLFMLYPILWLISSSFKPSGMIFTDTSLWPKAVTLSNYVQGWAGIAGTRFSSFFVNSFIIALACVAGNVLTCSLAAYAFGRLDFSLKKIWFAVMMVTIMLPHHVTIIPQYILFKHLNWINTYYPLTIPKWLSTDAFFIFLMVQFIRGLPRELDESATIDGCGQIQIYWRIVLPLAMPALITTAIFTFIWTWDDFFGALLYLNSANLYTVPLGLRLFMDSTGDSAWGPLLAMSALSLVPSMIIFFSCQKYFVEGISTSGIKG
- a CDS encoding ABC transporter substrate-binding protein, yielding MKRKGSVLSLAAMSVWMLAACTPGGGGSGSTSTAASANGTNPQPVQLRMSWWGSQVRHDATMKVIDLFQKKYPNIKVNAEYMGSEGYWDKLNTQVAGGNAPDLIQVGNNYPDYVAKGALLDISSYLGKEINMDDFSKASIDSGRLDGKLYGVVLGMNAFGVAYNTELVKKAGLQPPTDKWTWEEFGKYAGDLTKALGKGSYGSVDESWLNTLYLTYFARQDNKTLYKDGKVGLDKAELEKWFTMWENFRKEGAVGPASFSAGYTESPDNSSFVQGKTALKVIWSNQVSAYQKVMKDEIKLVMPPGGGSGAAQGLWLQPSQFMSVSAKTQHPKEAAMFISFMVNDPEATAILGSERGVSGSSKVRDAQKAKATPEDKKVFDYVDLVSGNSRVNDREIPNGGEFQSALTNLGQQIAFGKKSISDASQELYETAVKIINK
- a CDS encoding carbohydrate ABC transporter permease yields the protein MERNGTAVLVRDSGSFSHTLKKLWRRNRVAYLFLLPWFAGLLVFTIGPMMTSFYYSLTRFDLMTPPRYIGLQNYLTMFTADPRYIASLKVTITYVLVSVPLKLTIALLIAALMNRGLRGLAFYRTLYYLPTLLGGSVAIAVMWRKIFGNSGVLNQFLADAFGIQAPNWVADPSYALYSIVALSVWQFGSSMIIFLAGLKQIPQDYYEASQVDGARKLRQFFSITLPLLSPVIFFNLVIQLIGSFQSFTQAFIISGGQGGPMDSTLFYTLYLYMKGFGFYEMGYASAMAWVLLVIIGVFTAIIFGTSKYWVHYGDGGK
- a CDS encoding carbohydrate ABC transporter permease: MHRVTSGQKAFQLVNLSLLSLIALGMLLPFINVLAQSFSSSTAVTTGKVTFWPVEFTWINYQYVFSDASIWRSFAVTVYITVLGTLINLAATASMAYPVSRQEFAGRRYVVLLVLVTMVFSAPLIPNFILIKELGMMNSLWSLMIPGAISAFNFFVMRSFFMQIPGELIDSSRIDGCGETRILWNLVLPLSKPVMASLGIFYAVGHWNTFQSALYYINKPNLWPLQVKLRQMITTDDISIDPSASQFSDLAHSSPEGIKMAVIIIATVPIIMIYPFLQRHFVKGLMIGSVKA
- a CDS encoding DUF5605 domain-containing protein, with translation MISTMTSREMERWGLFEITLEGPAEGNPYKDVSLEASFRYGHRTITVSGFYDGEGIYKIRFMPDTEGEWQYETKSGTAELNGHSGRFVCSKPGSGNHGPVRVKDALRFQYEDGTPYRPFGTTCYVWTHQDEALQRQTLSSLAQSPFNKIRMCLFPKRYSFNLNDPEHYPFAGSREGGWDGERFNPVYFAGLEARIEELQRLGIEADLILFHPYDKGHWGFDRMSAAADDYYLRYVIARLSAYRNVWWSLANEFDFMKEKTMADWDRLFRIVQEEDPYQHLRSIHNGTKMYDPSELSIYDHSKPWVTHVSMQYWELTPATAWRKLYKKPIVVDECCYEGNLPQRWGNITGEEMTARFWDGFMRGGYVGHGETYLNDEEIVWWSKGGRLVGESPERIAFLRSVLEEAPAELEPLEGFRDAPTVGVEGRYYLQYYGIHRPAYRELPLPEEASFRIEIIDTWNRTVTPLEGLFSGKTKVVLPARPYMAIRARAVD
- a CDS encoding ABC transporter permease, which encodes MEAGRIRLVSRSRRQLASYMWKYKALYVMALPGVLYFLLFKYVPLAGSLIAFQNYNIFNGITGSEWVGLEHFRKMFEHYDFLRILKNTLLIGLYDTIIAFPAPIVLALLLNELRLVFYKRVLQTIVYMPHFLSWVVVSGIAIGILSPSAGAVNHFLGWLGIEPVYFLGEESYIRSILISSGIWRDSGYGTIIYLAALAGINPDLYEAAEVDGAGRWRQTLAITLPSLLPTIMILFLLHIGKFLDFGFERVIVFLNPLNTENGEILDTYIYKAGLLQQQYSYTTAMGLFKSVVGLVLVLIGNFFSRKTTGESLY
- a CDS encoding tautomerase family protein, whose product is MPQISIRMYEGRTRRQKEEIVKVFTRELSRIIEREPEFISIEFNEIPLDEGAPANLRQAMEQGGIDRG
- a CDS encoding cytochrome ubiquinol oxidase subunit I — its product is MFPNDPVLFSRILTALTLGFHIIFATIGVGVPLMIALAEWTGIRRKDPHYFLLARRWARGFVITVAVGVVTGTSIGVQLSLLWPSFMRVAGQAISLPLFMETFAFFFEAIFLGIYLYTWDRFRSRYTHFLLVIPVVIGSSFSAVFITMVNAFMNTPQGFTLEGNRITDIDPIKAMFNPATPTEVSHVLTSAYMTCAFVLAAIAAFSLLKKRTHVYYYKALKLTMTAALVFSLATALVGDLSGKFLAKYQPEKLAAAEWHFETQTHAPLILGGFLDENNEVRFGIKIPYALSILAHGTPGSEVKGLNEIPEDERPPLFVHYLFDGMVSIGILLIVVSGWYWLAVWRKRGNPHNRLLLRLIAAGGPLSLLAIEFGWIYAEIGRQPWILRGYMKTAEGATTSEHVGLMLVLFLLLYALLAFTCTKVLGRLFRNKPAEQELADMERSE
- a CDS encoding LacI family DNA-binding transcriptional regulator; the protein is MKIRMSDIAKMANVSIAAVSLALSGKPGISEETRAKILTIVKETGYLPRAMVKAEQVYGLAPTLRFVACTDSGIVSNHYNQQPFFMELIRHIEEQCRAGGYSLFFSSVPYDRFEEAIEELESGHKSNGILLLGTNLSRKQIELVESMQPNLVVIDTCLETMDANFIVMNNRMGAYQAGSYLLELGHRKIGYVQSNARMYNFDSRKQGFLQALSEAGVLLPGKHLFTVSPTVVTSQEELKNRLLCLKGDWPTALFCECDYMAISAMKTLYEAGLRVPDDISVVGFDNIQEAMIVTPELTTVHVEKLKIAELAVAKLMAGTEGTELVKSKIWLDTRLVIRNSCRKL